In one Pseudarthrobacter oxydans genomic region, the following are encoded:
- the paaC gene encoding 1,2-phenylacetyl-CoA epoxidase subunit PaaC, with the protein MSGHGDISTGVAGDSNASATRITPGNALRPEDIALEVRTGLAKPSEDTAEYALRLGDDALILAQRLGHWISRAPELEEDIALGNIALDQLGHARSFLSYAGGALTNEDGTPKSEDDLAYFRREHEFRSVQLFEQPNGDFAATIARQFVVSYYQFLLYGKLTESKDATLAAIAAKAVKEVDYHRDHAAQWILRLAGGTEESRTRMIHGLRIMWPYVEELFRDDDLTGRLTEAGIAVAPSSLKEDFDRLTGEVLTEAGLEVPDVPAAPGGGRQGRHSEYLGYILAEMQVLAREHPGASW; encoded by the coding sequence GTGAGCGGCCACGGCGACATCTCCACCGGCGTGGCCGGCGATTCGAACGCCTCCGCCACCCGCATCACCCCCGGCAACGCGCTCCGCCCGGAGGACATCGCGCTCGAGGTCCGCACCGGCCTGGCCAAGCCGTCCGAGGACACGGCCGAGTATGCGCTGCGCCTGGGCGACGACGCCCTGATCCTGGCCCAGCGCCTGGGCCACTGGATTTCCCGCGCCCCCGAGCTGGAGGAGGACATCGCCCTGGGCAACATCGCCCTGGACCAGCTGGGCCACGCCCGCTCCTTCCTCAGCTACGCCGGCGGCGCCCTCACAAACGAGGACGGAACGCCCAAGTCCGAGGATGACCTCGCCTACTTCCGCCGCGAGCACGAGTTCCGCAGCGTCCAGCTGTTCGAGCAGCCCAACGGCGACTTCGCGGCCACCATCGCCCGCCAGTTCGTGGTGAGCTACTACCAGTTCCTGCTCTACGGCAAGCTGACCGAATCAAAGGACGCCACCCTGGCCGCCATCGCCGCGAAGGCCGTGAAGGAAGTGGACTACCACCGCGACCACGCCGCCCAGTGGATCCTGCGCCTGGCCGGCGGCACGGAGGAATCCCGCACCCGGATGATCCACGGCCTGCGCATCATGTGGCCCTACGTGGAGGAACTCTTCCGCGACGACGACCTGACGGGCCGCCTCACGGAGGCGGGCATCGCCGTCGCGCCTTCCTCGCTCAAGGAGGACTTTGACCGGCTCACCGGCGAAGTCCTCACCGAGGCCGGGCTGGAGGTCCCGGACGTTCCCGCCGCACCCGGCGGCGGCCGGCAGGGCAGGCATTCCGAATACCTCGGCTACATCCTGGCCGAGATGCAGGTGCTGGCCCGCGAACACCCCGGAGCAAGCTGGTGA
- a CDS encoding ATP-binding protein, with amino-acid sequence MAWQHRLLEELARGSDLLCLDVLGTQFTVCWGAAVTWQQRDAMRWAWARCVDGGGPFLPPLPPEPTMDQPFTASVTYQSKKYDDGTFQLQAASFEELAEHLTSRLTVAAILANAGGLTMLHACGVADPATGAVVALVAKSGTGKTTAASLLAEVYGYVTDETVAIRPDGSVVPYPKPLSVKQRPGTPKQQVGPDELGLLPAPARPFLQSIVLLNRVPGGRPAAPKLQRVPLADAVLALIPDSSSQAAIHQPLQSLCRLIDRVGGVWQVTYTEAADLPAALEPLFRMQPADTSGWEAPAAEAARFRHIPEGYLRRVAPRDAVAIGGDLLVMLENQVVRLSGIGPAIWEASASPVTPDQLAEEVGKVHGTPEGYRDAVAAATEQLIAKSVLAQGRM; translated from the coding sequence TTGGCGTGGCAGCACCGCCTGCTCGAGGAATTGGCGAGAGGCAGCGATCTTCTGTGCCTGGACGTCCTGGGAACGCAGTTCACGGTCTGTTGGGGCGCTGCGGTGACGTGGCAGCAGCGGGATGCCATGCGCTGGGCATGGGCGCGGTGCGTCGACGGCGGCGGGCCCTTCCTCCCGCCGCTGCCGCCAGAGCCCACCATGGACCAGCCGTTCACGGCGTCCGTCACCTACCAGTCAAAGAAGTACGACGACGGTACGTTCCAGCTGCAGGCCGCCTCCTTCGAGGAGTTGGCCGAGCACCTCACGTCCCGGCTCACGGTGGCCGCCATCCTGGCCAACGCGGGCGGACTTACGATGCTGCACGCCTGCGGGGTGGCGGACCCTGCCACTGGGGCCGTTGTGGCGCTGGTGGCCAAGTCCGGAACGGGCAAGACCACCGCGGCTTCCCTGCTGGCAGAGGTCTATGGGTATGTCACGGACGAGACCGTAGCCATCCGCCCGGACGGCTCGGTGGTGCCCTACCCCAAGCCGCTGTCCGTGAAGCAAAGGCCAGGCACCCCCAAGCAGCAGGTGGGACCGGACGAGCTTGGACTCCTGCCGGCCCCTGCCAGGCCCTTCCTCCAGTCGATCGTGCTGTTGAACCGGGTCCCAGGCGGCCGCCCTGCGGCGCCGAAGCTCCAGAGGGTCCCGCTGGCCGATGCCGTGCTCGCCCTGATCCCGGACTCGTCCTCGCAGGCAGCAATCCACCAGCCGCTGCAGTCGCTGTGCCGCCTGATCGACCGCGTCGGGGGAGTTTGGCAGGTGACCTACACGGAAGCCGCGGACCTGCCTGCGGCCCTGGAGCCGCTGTTCCGGATGCAGCCAGCGGACACCAGCGGGTGGGAGGCCCCTGCGGCTGAAGCTGCCCGCTTCAGGCACATCCCGGAGGGCTACCTCCGCCGCGTCGCACCAAGGGACGCCGTCGCCATCGGCGGAGACCTGCTGGTGATGCTGGAGAACCAGGTTGTGCGGCTCAGCGGCATCGGCCCGGCCATCTGGGAGGCGTCCGCCAGCCCCGTAACGCCGGACCAGCTGGCCGAAGAAGTCGGCAAGGTGCACGGCACCCCGGAAGGCTACCGGGACGCCGTCGCCGCAGCCACGGAGCAGCTCATCGCAAAGTCAGTCCTGGCCCAGGGCCGTATGTAG
- a CDS encoding enoyl-CoA hydratase/isomerase family protein: MISLSITNGVAEVVLDAPYKLNSLDEQALAELSQAYDDAAAAASRGEVRALLLRGEGRAFCAGRDIQNVTPESDDAAAYLGGLVEPLLKKMASFPAPTFAAAHGACLGVGLGLLLATDVVYVAENAKFGSPFAKLGATLDSGGHWYFTERLGMHRTLDLIYTADLISGAEAVAQGLFSRAMPAESLLDSTREIVAKVAQGATGAFVASKELVAHIRDQRLGLWQAMAEENTEQARLCKTDDYAEGFRAFQEKREPQFRG; the protein is encoded by the coding sequence ATGATTTCCCTCTCCATCACCAACGGCGTTGCCGAGGTTGTGCTGGACGCCCCGTACAAGCTGAACTCGCTGGACGAGCAGGCGCTGGCGGAGCTGTCCCAGGCGTACGACGACGCTGCTGCCGCCGCCTCGCGCGGTGAGGTGCGGGCGCTGCTGCTGAGGGGAGAGGGCCGCGCCTTCTGCGCGGGCCGCGACATCCAGAACGTGACGCCGGAGAGCGACGACGCCGCCGCGTACCTGGGCGGGCTGGTGGAGCCTTTGCTGAAGAAGATGGCGTCCTTCCCGGCGCCCACGTTCGCGGCCGCCCACGGCGCCTGCCTGGGCGTGGGGCTGGGGCTGCTGCTGGCCACGGACGTGGTGTACGTGGCGGAGAATGCGAAATTCGGCTCGCCGTTCGCCAAGCTGGGCGCCACGCTGGATTCCGGCGGGCACTGGTACTTCACCGAGCGGCTGGGCATGCACCGGACGCTGGACCTGATCTACACCGCGGACCTGATCTCCGGCGCTGAAGCCGTGGCGCAGGGGCTGTTCAGCCGGGCCATGCCGGCGGAGTCGTTGCTGGACAGCACCCGGGAGATCGTGGCCAAGGTGGCGCAGGGTGCCACCGGCGCCTTTGTGGCCAGCAAGGAGCTGGTGGCCCACATCCGGGACCAGCGCCTGGGCCTGTGGCAGGCCATGGCGGAGGAGAACACTGAGCAGGCCCGGCTCTGCAAAACCGATGACTATGCCGAAGGGTTCCGGGCGTTCCAGGAGAAGCGCGAGCCGCAGTTTCGGGGTTAG
- the paaE gene encoding 1,2-phenylacetyl-CoA epoxidase subunit PaaE: MPVVRQTAAEEAQATGRRRPSFHTLAVKEVRRLTEDAIEVSFHVPAELAGQFDYLPGQYVALRTTLPDETGEPKEIRRSYSICAEPRSFEDGTSEIRVAIKKDLGGLFSTWANAELKAGDTLDVMSPMGAFVSRHGRDGQAVEQNRMNSMNNPEELAGDVASQGEANFVAIAAGSGITPVIAIARTLLAANPECRFDLIYANKAAMDVMFLEELADLKDKYPQRLAIHHVLSREQRIAPLLSGRIDSEKLRQLLGTAIHADDVDEWFLCGPFELVQLCRDTLAERGVKPENVRFELFTSGKPDKPEGNAGRPVLVDESKETYKITFKLDGLQGEVASPTHARESILNAALRVRPDVPFACAGGVCGTCRAKVVTGSVTMDENYALEQDELDKGYVLTCQSHPTSKEVTVDFDV; the protein is encoded by the coding sequence ATGCCTGTTGTCCGCCAGACCGCCGCCGAAGAGGCGCAGGCCACCGGCCGCCGTCGTCCGTCCTTCCACACGCTCGCCGTGAAGGAGGTGCGCCGGCTCACCGAGGACGCCATCGAGGTGTCCTTCCACGTGCCGGCGGAGCTCGCCGGCCAGTTCGACTACCTGCCCGGCCAGTACGTGGCGCTGCGCACCACGCTGCCGGACGAGACCGGCGAACCCAAGGAAATCCGCCGCAGCTACTCCATCTGCGCCGAGCCACGCAGCTTCGAGGACGGCACCAGCGAGATCCGGGTGGCCATCAAGAAGGACCTGGGCGGCCTGTTCTCCACCTGGGCCAACGCCGAGCTGAAGGCCGGGGACACCCTGGACGTCATGAGCCCCATGGGCGCGTTCGTGTCCCGGCACGGCCGCGACGGCCAGGCCGTGGAGCAGAACCGGATGAACTCCATGAACAACCCGGAGGAGCTGGCCGGGGACGTCGCCTCCCAGGGCGAAGCCAACTTCGTGGCCATCGCCGCCGGTTCCGGCATCACCCCGGTGATCGCGATCGCCCGCACGCTGCTGGCCGCCAACCCGGAGTGCCGGTTCGATCTCATCTACGCCAACAAGGCCGCCATGGACGTGATGTTCCTGGAGGAGCTCGCGGACCTGAAGGACAAGTACCCGCAGCGGCTGGCCATCCACCATGTGCTGTCCCGCGAGCAGCGGATCGCCCCGCTCCTGTCCGGCCGGATCGATTCCGAGAAGCTCCGGCAGCTGCTGGGCACCGCCATCCACGCGGACGATGTGGACGAGTGGTTCCTGTGCGGGCCGTTCGAGCTGGTGCAGCTGTGCCGGGACACCCTGGCCGAGCGCGGCGTGAAGCCGGAGAATGTCCGGTTCGAGCTGTTCACGTCCGGCAAGCCGGACAAGCCGGAGGGCAATGCGGGCCGTCCCGTGCTGGTGGACGAGTCCAAGGAGACGTACAAGATCACGTTCAAGCTGGACGGCCTGCAGGGCGAGGTGGCCAGTCCCACCCACGCCCGCGAGTCCATCCTCAACGCCGCGCTGCGGGTCCGGCCGGACGTGCCGTTCGCGTGCGCCGGGGGAGTGTGCGGCACATGCCGGGCCAAGGTGGTCACCGGCAGCGTCACCATGGACGAAAACTACGCGCTGGAGCAGGATGAGCTGGACAAGGGCTATGTGCTGACCTGCCAGAGCCACCCCACCAGCAAGGAAGTCACCGTCGACTTCGACGTCTGA
- the paaD gene encoding 1,2-phenylacetyl-CoA epoxidase subunit PaaD, with product MYISDFESRTRTPRQKAWDIAATVVDPEIPVLTIEDLGILRNVEVAQDGHVKVTITPTYSGCPAMDAIRDDLKTAFAKEGYPDVEVDLVLAPAWTTDWMTEAGKQKLREYGIAPPTGMSHAARHAGPIRLKMAVKCPQCASLNTRELTRFGSTSCKALYVCQDCKEPFDYFKVL from the coding sequence ATGTACATCTCCGACTTTGAGTCGAGGACCCGGACGCCGCGGCAGAAGGCGTGGGACATCGCGGCCACCGTGGTGGACCCGGAAATCCCGGTGCTCACCATCGAGGACCTGGGGATCCTCCGGAATGTCGAGGTGGCGCAGGATGGACACGTAAAGGTCACCATCACGCCCACCTATTCGGGCTGCCCGGCCATGGACGCCATCCGCGACGACCTGAAGACCGCGTTCGCCAAGGAAGGCTACCCGGACGTGGAGGTGGACCTGGTCCTCGCCCCGGCCTGGACCACGGACTGGATGACGGAAGCCGGCAAGCAGAAGCTGCGGGAATACGGCATCGCGCCGCCCACGGGCATGAGCCACGCGGCACGGCACGCCGGGCCCATCCGCCTGAAGATGGCCGTCAAGTGCCCGCAGTGCGCCAGCCTGAACACCAGAGAGCTCACCCGCTTCGGCTCCACCTCCTGCAAGGCGCTGTACGTCTGCCAGGACTGCAAGGAACCGTTCGACTACTTCAAAGTGCTGTAA
- a CDS encoding PqqD family protein, which produces MVWKRGGLVAEVCTERRSRVALLHLDATQPVVLEGSAAVIWDLIDGRRTERDIYAELEASFEDQAGQMQAQVESFLASLEAQRLIEAVRGDSR; this is translated from the coding sequence ATGGTCTGGAAACGTGGCGGCCTTGTCGCGGAAGTCTGCACCGAACGCCGGAGCCGGGTAGCCCTGCTGCACCTGGACGCAACCCAGCCAGTGGTCCTCGAGGGTTCCGCTGCAGTCATCTGGGACCTCATTGACGGCCGGCGGACCGAGCGGGACATCTACGCGGAGCTTGAGGCCAGCTTTGAGGACCAGGCAGGCCAGATGCAGGCCCAGGTGGAAAGCTTCCTCGCCAGCCTCGAAGCCCAGCGCCTGATTGAGGCTGTCCGCGGCGATTCCCGGTGA